GGATTATCTGTTTTGTAGAGATGATCGCGGAGAGTGCCGTGGGCCATGTAATCGTACACGAGGATCATCTCGCGATCGTCGTTGCAGTAGCCGATTAGAGATACCAGATGAAGGTGGCGGAGCTGGGAAAGCATCTCGATCTCAGTCTGGAATTCCTGGGCCCCCTGCTGTGACTCTGGATTCAACCGTTTGATTGCCACCGGTGTTGTTCCGCCGTTGATATACCCTTTGTACACGTTCCCAAAGCCTCCGACGCCGATGATGAAGACTTGGTCGAAGTTGTTAGTGGCCACCTTGACTTCTTGCAGAGTGAAGTGACGGCACAGATCGGAGGGCAGAGATGAGCGGCTGGTCTTCGTGGACTTCACCGAGGTATAAGAAAATTGGCCCCACCATGATCCTCCATCGCTGGGTTCGGAGTCTCTTACTCTCCTTCCTCGCCAGACAATAAAGAGAACTATAACAGAGAGCGCGATTAGGCCTGCGACCACGCTACCGGCAATTGCGATAAGCTTTGTTTTGTTACTCTTGGGCGAGGTAGACTGTACAGGCGGTGGTGGGTCAGGAGCCTCCGATGGATCTGGATTGGGCCCGGCGAGGCTTTTTTCAGAATTGCTGAGTTTGAATAGCTCGATTCCGTTGAGGATTGCATCATTGTAGACGGTTCTGTAATCCGGGTGAGGATGCAGTTGTATGTagaggttttgttttttgttactTCCCTGGCTTGGCATCATTACCCCATAATCTTTGTATATGGGAACTCCGTTTCCCGTGCTCCATGTGATCACGTCTGCATTATTCTCCGCCGTCTGGTTAGCTATGATAATCGAGAACTCCCTGTCCTGCTGCTCCTGGATCTCTGGTTGGAACTCGCAAAAATGTAATCTAAGCAGGTAACTAAAACCAGAGTCCACAGGCAAAAACCAAGTAAGATTGTATCCCATGTTCTCAGTTTTGTTGTTTCCCATAGTCCGGGCGGTGCGGTAGACATCAAGAGGTGCCGTGTAATTTGGTATTTGGGTGAATTTGAGATTGATGCTGGTGTTGGCGGGTACAAATGCTAGTTTCACGCAGTATGCATCGTCCGCATCCCAAGTACGGAACATGCCGGTGTCATCCGTGGGCGAAAGAGATTTCCCACCTACGTTTAGTCGGTATACATTTTCCAGAGCATGATCGGTTTCAACGAAAAATGAATTCTGTTGACCGATAAACTTAAACCCTCCATCTTGTGCAGTGTAGTAGAGATTGTCGGGCATGGAGACAATTTCAATTCCGTTAATAAAAGCGTATGCATCCGCAGCCGCAGTGGGAGTGAATGTTATATTCAGCTTCTCACCTTCTTCATTGAAGTAGATACAGAATTCTCTCACTATCGTTTCCTTACGAAGATCTTCAGCAGCAAGGGCAGCACTGAAGTTGCTAAGAAGAGTGTAGCCACCACCGGTTTTGACCGAGAAAAAAGCTTTAGATCCGTCGAACTCCCCGTATGAAGATGGATAAAAGTGCAAGCGAATGTATTTCTGGCCGGCTGTGAGGGGAAATGAGTATGTGAACTCATTGCGAGATAGCCGCGCTGTGGAATAGGGAACCGATTCAAAAGGTTGTTCGGCTGCGGGAGATGTAGTTGATAGCTTGCCCTTTTCCGAAGGGGAGAATTTGGAATCGACGTCGCCCGTCCAGTTCCTGCCCAATGCTTGCCAATTTCCGGCGGAGCCACAATTAATGGCGAAGTTTTCTGTAGGGGTGTAACCGGCGATGGGGATGGTGAGGTAGTGGAGGAAGATAAAGAGATAGACAGGGGTGAGAATGGATGGAATGATTAAACAGAGGCATCTATGGCCAGTATTCCTCATGGTGGCAGATGAAGGCCCCAATTTTTGCGATGGAGAGATATTAGGGAAGAAGAGAGGAAGTTAAATCATGGAGAGGAGAAGCAGGGAAGGAAATGGGGCAATATTATATGCAGATACTACTATTATggatattcataaaattatatcAGCACCGGATGATAATCTATGCacgaaaaataaaatagcatttCCTATGTAAAAATAATGGGTGAGCACTGAGAAGAACTCAAGTAGACAGGGACATAAAGACGATGACAAATGGGTAATGAGTAATCAATAGGGGCAATGGAAGACTCAGACACAATTTATCAAATCCGTGGGTCGGCAAGTGGCTGGTAGAAGTAGACCCCTCAAAGTGGTTGAACACACCCAATCAGATCCAAACGTCTTATTTGGGTAATTAAGAGTGGAAACAGTCCACATTGGTTAGTGCCCGGCGGAGGTGCAGTGATCATAAACTCGGAGGGCCCTACATCATCTTATCATCTTTTCATGCATGCCCACCAAATACAACAAAATTACACTCTCATTTTTTAATAGAGAAtctaggaaatttttttttttttttttttggtatcttTGATTCCCatgaaaatgttagaaaaataaaataaaataaatgaaaaaagtaaataaaaaataataattatttttatatattactttaaacttattttatttaattttattctttaatataaaaattaaataatttaaaaatatataaatttttaactcatttttattatatttgatttattttttttatatttttcatagcataattaaatataagaaaattatttttaactttttttttttaatattttctcaaaaccaaGTATAATCTTAAAGAATTTGTTAGCATATTTTATTTGGCTGataatctttttcctttcttatgcATGCAAATACAACTTGTTATTTGGATTTTATTCGTCATGCTATATATATTGGGAGttattgagttttatttatttatttatttatttttatttaagactTCATTGTTAATTAGTCTTAATGTTCTAAAGTATGAGATCTAGGGAATTAGTTACTCATTAAAGTATGATTTGTATGTTGGATCATGGTTCTATCTCTTCTCAATTTTAGGTCCTTGTTTTGAGGgggaaaaacatttttaaaattgataagatTTAGATTCatgttattagaaaataaatatattcttttaattatcatttttcttaaaaaaaattaaagcttgATGAAATTTAGGGAAAATGGACATGAATTTTATTCCTTGTTGTGATTAGAAACATGCATTTTAATTAATCTATATAATGGTCTTAATAAGTAAAGATCTTTTCTTAGATATTTCAAGATGTGAATtgagtgtttttgaaaattctaaaatgaCGTAGATttgtttcttcttgtttttcaaaggaaatcaaattaaattatttcttcttattaatATATAGGTTTTGAAAGTGTTGAATATGTTTGAAATATCCCTAtgtgcataaaataaaaatattttaaaattcctatGATGAAAAATACTACTTTAGACATTCAAAATTCGATATCTTAAGTCCAAGGATGTttcattttattctaaaattgccccataaaaaaatgaaaaattcaaaagttttGGGGAATTATAAAGTCAAATGAtatgtataaatatttatttaaaaaattaagtattttttttttaaataataatgtaAGGTGGAATGAAAATTTCAGGTTAATGATTTCATTATTTAGAATTGAAGATTTGCCTTCTTTACTTATGGTTTATcctttttaatcttaaaaaccttttaaattctagaaattaaattattttggttCTTCTCTTaggttattgaaaaaaatttcatgctCTATTATATTTAGATTACTTACTTCctgagtttttaaaattctaattcaaGAGTATTGAAATATTCCAAGAAGTGTTAAAAAGTGTTTAATATTGACCTTTGaaaatttaggaatttatttgaaattccaTCTTACCATAaagtttt
Above is a genomic segment from Vitis riparia cultivar Riparia Gloire de Montpellier isolate 1030 chromosome 14, EGFV_Vit.rip_1.0, whole genome shotgun sequence containing:
- the LOC117929456 gene encoding receptor-like protein kinase FERONIA, which encodes MRNTGNRCLCLIIPSILTPVYLFIFLHYLTIPIAGYTYTPTENFAINCGSAGNWQALGRNWTGDVDSKFSPSEKGKLSTTSPAAEQPFESVPYSTARLSRNEFTYSFPLTAGQKYIRLHFYPSSYGEFDGSKAFFSVKTGGGYTLLSNFSAALAAEDLRKETIVREFCIYFNEEGEKLNITFTPTAAADAYAFINGIEIVSMPDNLYYTAQDGGFKFIGQQNSFFVETDHALENVYRLNVGGKSLSPTDDTGMFRTWDADDAYCVKLAFVPANTSINLKFTQIPNYTAPLDVYRTARTMGNNKTENMGYNLTWFLPVDSGFSYLLRLHFCEFQPEIQEQQDREFSIIIANQTAENNADVITWSTGNGVPIYKDYGVMMPSQGSNKKQNLYIQLHPHPDYRTVYNDAILNGIELFKLSNSEKSLAGPNPDPSEAPDPPPPVQSTSPKSNKTKLIAIAGSVVAGLIALSVIVLFIVWRGRRVRDSEPSDGGSWWGQFSYTSVKSTKTSRSSLPSDLCRHFTLQEVKVATNNFDQVFIIGVGGFGNVYKGYINGGTTPVAIKRLNPESQQGAQEFQTEIEMLSQLRHLHLVSLIGYCNDDREMILVYDYMAHGTLRDHLYKTDNPPLSWKQRLEICIGAARGLHYLHTGVKHTIIHRDVKTTNILLDEKWVAKVSDFGLSKMGPTSMSNAHVSTVVKGSFGYLDPEYYRRQQLTEKSDVYSFGVVLFEVLCARPPLNQTVEKERVSLAQWAPACYRDGKLEQIVDPFLKGKIAPDCLQKFGEIAVSCLQDQGIERPSMSDVVWGLQFAMQLQESAEQEMEKSGSWRKVKDEEAPLKASITDDSDDAYVLTSDSGGTWDSKSSGVMIQSSGEEKSSTSCESDALMSGAVFSEILNPKGR